Proteins encoded by one window of Marixanthomonas sp. SCSIO 43207:
- a CDS encoding alpha/beta hydrolase-fold protein yields the protein MKHYIYLLVLIASTLIVNQQAIAQTAESQTAQFQYRIEDSIFSKTLGESRDFWVRLPDNFQPDSDEKYAVIYLMDGFSLESTLETVYDNYWGHYLPHMILVGISNRNNRTRDLTTSQIKMRRGSAFDRETGGAETFTKFMEKELIPYIDSKYPTIPYRTLIGHSYAGLFTLNMLVNHKHLFQNYIAIDPSLDWDNQKLLNEAKEKLSTESYEGKSLYVSLAAEQLHIMNEDITMNNIMDDSSEFTLFARSIIEFSNYAKSQKQNGLNFSWKVYNEDLHGTVPLPSIRDGLIFLFEWYQFKSPQKYNNPETPIEELVTLLKEQEQIYTEHFGVPTAPMIDEMLNGYGYMNMQMGQPKKAFMFFEMNIKYNPTNANAYASMAEYYESQNDKENALKFVTKAYQLSGSDYHKKKMNALRE from the coding sequence ATGAAACATTACATCTACTTACTAGTACTTATTGCATCAACTTTAATAGTAAATCAACAAGCGATTGCACAAACAGCTGAGTCCCAAACAGCGCAATTTCAATATAGAATAGAGGATTCTATATTTTCTAAAACTTTAGGAGAAAGCCGTGATTTTTGGGTAAGATTACCAGATAATTTTCAGCCAGATAGTGATGAAAAATATGCAGTTATTTATCTGATGGACGGATTTTCACTAGAAAGTACTTTGGAAACTGTTTATGATAATTATTGGGGACATTACCTTCCACACATGATACTTGTCGGGATTTCTAATCGCAACAACCGAACAAGAGATTTAACTACTTCACAGATAAAAATGAGACGTGGTAGCGCATTTGACCGTGAAACTGGAGGCGCAGAAACCTTTACTAAATTTATGGAAAAGGAGCTCATACCATATATTGATAGTAAGTATCCTACCATTCCATATCGTACCTTAATTGGGCATTCTTATGCTGGTTTGTTTACTTTAAATATGTTGGTTAATCATAAACATCTCTTTCAAAATTATATAGCTATAGATCCAAGTTTGGATTGGGACAACCAAAAATTATTGAATGAAGCAAAAGAAAAGCTGAGTACAGAAAGTTATGAAGGTAAATCCCTTTATGTGTCTTTAGCAGCAGAGCAATTACATATAATGAATGAAGACATAACCATGAATAATATTATGGACGACTCTTCAGAATTTACTTTGTTTGCGCGTTCAATCATTGAGTTTTCAAATTATGCTAAATCCCAAAAACAAAATGGATTAAATTTTTCATGGAAGGTTTATAATGAAGATTTACATGGTACTGTTCCGTTACCATCTATAAGAGATGGGCTAATTTTTCTCTTTGAATGGTATCAGTTTAAATCGCCGCAAAAATATAATAATCCGGAAACACCTATAGAAGAATTGGTTACATTATTGAAAGAGCAAGAACAAATCTATACCGAACATTTTGGTGTTCCCACTGCGCCAATGATAGACGAAATGTTGAATGGCTATGGCTACATGAATATGCAAATGGGACAACCTAAGAAGGCGTTTATGTTTTTTGAAATGAATATTAAATACAATCCAACAAATGCTAATGCTTATGCTTCCATGGCTGAGTATTATGAATCTCAAAATGACAAAGAGAATGCCTTAAAATTTGTAACCAAGGCCTATCAGTTAAGTGGGAGTGACTATCATAAAAAAAAGATGAACGCGTTAAGAGAATGA
- a CDS encoding RidA family protein → MNVNPKKNLTELGLELPEVSTPGGNYVSVNIRENIAYVAIQFPTLNDEYLYQGRLGNELTTEQGYKAMELCALNVLAQIDKKVGFDNIIGLNHIDAYFQSAKNWDESPIVVNGGSDLFVRVLEEKGKHSRSIFGVERLPRNFSVGLTASFTIEKKIKNY, encoded by the coding sequence ATGAATGTAAACCCGAAAAAAAACCTCACAGAATTAGGGTTGGAACTTCCGGAAGTCTCAACACCAGGAGGAAATTATGTTTCAGTGAACATTAGAGAAAATATAGCTTATGTCGCTATTCAATTTCCAACACTAAACGATGAATATTTATACCAAGGTAGATTGGGAAACGAATTAACGACTGAACAAGGGTATAAAGCAATGGAGTTATGTGCGCTAAACGTACTTGCACAAATAGACAAAAAAGTAGGGTTTGACAACATAATTGGATTGAACCACATAGATGCTTATTTCCAATCGGCTAAAAATTGGGATGAATCACCAATAGTAGTTAATGGTGGGTCTGATTTATTTGTAAGAGTACTAGAAGAAAAAGGCAAACACTCACGTTCAATTTTCGGAGTAGAAAGATTACCTCGAAATTTTAGCGTTGGATTGACTGCTTCATTTACAATAGAAAAGAAAATAAAAAACTACTAA
- a CDS encoding GyrI-like domain-containing protein, translating into MNNFKIIGVSTQTTNEYGQSIQDVEALWNRFWNENIAAQVPNKVNEDIYAVYTDYESDYMKYTLIIGFPVSSLDDIPNDFVGREVSVGNTEKFTSKGKMPEAILKTWSELWANKEIKRAYRADVTVHGKKYFEGENAEVETFISIA; encoded by the coding sequence ATGAACAATTTTAAAATAATTGGAGTTTCTACCCAAACAACTAATGAATACGGACAGTCTATACAAGATGTTGAAGCACTTTGGAATAGGTTTTGGAACGAAAACATAGCAGCACAAGTACCAAATAAAGTAAACGAAGATATTTACGCCGTTTATACAGATTATGAAAGCGATTATATGAAGTATACATTGATTATAGGATTTCCTGTAAGTAGTTTAGATGATATCCCTAATGATTTTGTAGGACGAGAAGTTTCAGTAGGAAATACTGAAAAATTTACTTCAAAAGGAAAAATGCCTGAAGCAATTTTAAAAACATGGTCAGAGCTTTGGGCAAATAAAGAAATAAAAAGAGCGTATCGAGCAGATGTTACTGTACATGGTAAAAAATACTTTGAGGGAGAGAATGCAGAGGTGGAAACTTTTATTTCTATTGCATAG
- a CDS encoding GNAT family N-acetyltransferase yields MENIEFRLINPIDYKIDVLQLVHQLNPNKDINFLEKTLNEMVKLPNYNCFAIFSETKLVAISSGWTTIRMYRGKHLELDNVVVDSKIQSNGLGKYLINHIKEWALKNEYTGIGLNTYVSNSRSHKFYYKEGFSILGFHFEHKF; encoded by the coding sequence ATGGAAAATATAGAGTTCAGACTTATAAATCCAATAGATTATAAAATCGATGTGTTACAATTAGTACATCAATTAAACCCAAATAAGGATATCAATTTTTTAGAGAAAACATTAAATGAAATGGTTAAGCTTCCTAATTATAATTGTTTTGCAATATTTAGTGAAACCAAATTAGTAGCAATCTCTAGTGGTTGGACAACCATTCGCATGTATAGAGGCAAGCATTTAGAGTTAGACAATGTAGTTGTTGATTCTAAAATTCAATCTAATGGTTTAGGGAAGTATTTAATCAATCACATAAAAGAATGGGCATTAAAAAATGAATATACAGGTATTGGTTTAAATACTTATGTAAGTAATTCAAGATCTCATAAGTTCTATTATAAAGAGGGGTTTAGTATTCTAGGGTTTCATTTCGAACATAAATTTTAA
- a CDS encoding WD40 repeat domain-containing protein encodes MKKKQFKKWSLSTVILVLVAIIYFQLFKQPTLVEDNDIRLIKTYTHHTNEVWEVKFGPNDSLMISGGLEKNAKIWNRVTGKVLHDLPHKYGTPSVDFSPNGKTVCTGSYDGKARIWDVQTGNLIRVLEGSEGTLWSITYSPNGKLIAAGGNADKVSVWSAETGELVHEFKDASHNIWEVIFHPSGELLLASGSDNAIRVYNMQSGKLIKTILGHSQVPLSMDFSPNGKFLASAGDDKTVKIWATKNWELLHTLKGDNQAIHSVVFIDNNRVMAGGTDKKVLGEFLEYHFKFTGFTKPIVATLWDIEKERVLQTLSAHNNDIGLGMDVNSNGKYVATPSKDKTIKVWEVQR; translated from the coding sequence ATGAAAAAGAAACAATTCAAAAAATGGAGTTTATCCACAGTAATATTAGTTTTAGTTGCTATTATCTATTTCCAATTGTTTAAGCAACCTACATTAGTTGAAGACAATGACATTAGATTAATTAAAACCTATACACATCATACCAACGAAGTTTGGGAGGTAAAGTTCGGGCCAAATGATAGCCTAATGATTAGTGGGGGGCTTGAAAAGAATGCTAAAATCTGGAATAGAGTTACAGGTAAGGTTTTACACGATTTACCACACAAATACGGAACACCTTCGGTTGATTTTAGCCCAAACGGAAAAACAGTTTGCACAGGTTCTTATGATGGAAAAGCTAGAATTTGGGATGTTCAAACAGGAAATTTAATTCGAGTTTTAGAAGGGAGTGAAGGCACATTATGGTCTATAACATACAGCCCAAATGGAAAATTAATTGCTGCTGGTGGCAATGCCGATAAAGTTTCTGTTTGGAGTGCAGAAACTGGTGAGTTAGTCCATGAGTTTAAAGACGCTAGCCATAATATTTGGGAGGTAATATTTCATCCTTCAGGAGAGCTTTTGTTAGCATCAGGAAGCGATAATGCTATTAGAGTGTACAACATGCAATCAGGTAAATTAATTAAAACAATTTTAGGGCATTCGCAAGTGCCATTATCTATGGATTTCAGCCCTAATGGAAAATTTTTAGCAAGCGCTGGGGATGATAAAACTGTAAAAATTTGGGCTACAAAAAACTGGGAACTCTTACATACATTAAAAGGTGATAATCAAGCCATTCATTCGGTGGTTTTTATTGATAATAACCGTGTGATGGCTGGTGGAACAGACAAAAAAGTATTGGGAGAGTTTTTAGAGTACCATTTTAAATTCACTGGTTTTACAAAACCCATAGTAGCAACGCTTTGGGATATTGAAAAAGAGCGTGTCTTACAAACACTTTCTGCTCATAATAACGACATAGGGTTAGGTATGGATGTTAACTCAAACGGAAAATATGTAGCTACGCCAAGTAAAGACAAAACAATAAAGGTTTGGGAAGTGCAGAGATAA
- a CDS encoding S41 family peptidase translates to MKLCYRFIVIAICCLWIQPISAQEANNSLNHDEKKNIVATIQSHLKTTYVNLEKANKMIKVLNINLKSKKYKAITNPTEFSKALTKDLQNSSKDLHLKVNYKTKQVAKNKQLSSEDIRLKKEQMMAKKMAEINFGFMETKILHGNIGYLNLRLFADTKYAEETATAAMSFLSNTNTIIIDLRYNKGGVPSMIQLLSSYVFKDNPVLLSNFYERKTNAETQLCTLNTNEESKIVNKPLYILTSKSTFSAAEAFAYSLKHYNKAIVVGEVTKGGANRTKRITINNQFSISIPYIEAIHPVTKSNWEGIGVQPNIKTSKKDAFATAYLEALNNTVKRNKKSVLNQVGYALLQESKTEDAILIFKANTMSFPEDANTWDSLGEAYVINKQLEKALKAYKKAIALDPNLDSAKRMIQKLQSKS, encoded by the coding sequence ATGAAGCTCTGTTATAGATTTATTGTAATAGCTATATGCTGTTTGTGGATTCAACCCATTTCAGCACAGGAAGCTAACAATTCATTAAACCACGATGAAAAGAAAAACATTGTTGCTACAATTCAATCACACTTAAAAACTACTTATGTAAATCTAGAAAAAGCCAACAAAATGATTAAGGTTTTGAATATTAACCTAAAATCAAAAAAGTATAAGGCAATAACTAATCCAACAGAATTTTCTAAAGCCTTAACAAAAGATCTTCAAAATAGTAGTAAGGATTTGCATCTCAAAGTAAACTATAAAACCAAACAAGTAGCTAAAAACAAGCAGTTGTCTTCAGAAGATATTCGTCTGAAAAAAGAACAAATGATGGCGAAAAAAATGGCTGAAATTAATTTTGGCTTTATGGAAACTAAAATATTACACGGTAACATAGGTTATTTAAATCTTCGCCTCTTTGCTGATACAAAATACGCAGAAGAAACTGCTACTGCCGCAATGAGTTTTTTAAGCAACACCAATACAATAATTATCGATTTACGCTATAACAAAGGAGGTGTACCAAGTATGATTCAGTTATTATCGAGCTATGTTTTTAAAGATAATCCTGTTTTGTTAAGCAATTTTTATGAACGCAAAACAAATGCCGAAACACAACTTTGTACATTAAATACAAATGAAGAATCAAAAATAGTTAACAAACCACTTTACATTTTAACAAGTAAGAGCACTTTTTCTGCAGCTGAAGCATTTGCATATAGTTTAAAGCATTATAACAAAGCAATAGTTGTTGGGGAAGTTACCAAAGGCGGTGCTAATAGAACTAAACGTATTACTATTAACAATCAATTTTCAATTTCAATCCCATATATAGAAGCAATCCATCCAGTTACAAAATCTAATTGGGAAGGAATAGGCGTACAGCCAAATATCAAAACGTCCAAAAAAGATGCGTTTGCAACAGCATATTTAGAAGCTCTAAATAACACAGTAAAAAGAAATAAAAAATCGGTTTTAAATCAGGTTGGTTATGCTTTGTTACAAGAAAGTAAAACAGAGGATGCTATTTTAATTTTTAAAGCGAATACAATGTCTTTTCCCGAAGATGCAAATACTTGGGATAGTTTGGGTGAAGCCTATGTCATAAACAAACAACTAGAAAAAGCCTTAAAAGCCTATAAAAAAGCGATAGCATTAGACCCAAATTTAGATTCGGCAAAACGTATGATTCAAAAGTTGCAATCTAAGAGTTAA
- a CDS encoding sensor histidine kinase: MIAFIKKYKAFIIGLLLFRLIVVCLSYFEIIHIDNSEVLANTLSFIIGWLITSLPIHFFSFLKQHKTISVKLLFLIVLFILVMANNNQSQIIDNPLTFVGLIVIALGFFSIIAPSYFKKYALIIIGYYVLSLSYFYYLRVFINDINRYLQQEKELKIILFVPLFVLLIGWIYQQWKWMKSVESKKANAELALLKSQISPHFFFNTLNNLYGLTIEKSDDAPNLVLKLSSMMQYTIYMGQEEKVPLKDDVTYLKNYISLHKIRYHKFVDIRFKDNSNPTIKIAPLLLILPLENAFKHGVEHLAEEAFIHIDLKTDNGIIFFTIENNFDSSVTTKKKTGIGLDNLKQRLKLLYPNKHNLRIEIKENNYKLSLKIHTV, encoded by the coding sequence ATGATTGCCTTTATAAAAAAATACAAAGCATTTATAATTGGATTACTGTTATTTAGGTTAATTGTAGTGTGTTTGTCCTACTTCGAAATTATTCATATCGACAATTCGGAAGTTTTAGCAAATACATTAAGTTTCATTATTGGTTGGTTAATCACATCTTTACCTATTCACTTTTTTTCTTTTTTAAAACAACATAAAACAATAAGCGTAAAACTTTTATTCTTAATTGTCTTATTTATTCTGGTAATGGCAAACAATAATCAATCACAAATAATTGATAATCCTTTAACTTTTGTTGGTTTAATTGTTATAGCTCTTGGTTTTTTTTCAATTATTGCTCCTTCTTATTTTAAAAAATATGCCCTCATTATTATTGGATATTACGTTTTAAGCTTAAGCTATTTCTATTATTTAAGAGTTTTTATAAATGATATAAATCGTTATTTACAGCAAGAAAAAGAGCTGAAAATTATATTATTTGTACCGCTTTTTGTGTTGCTAATAGGTTGGATTTATCAGCAATGGAAATGGATGAAATCCGTGGAATCTAAAAAAGCTAACGCAGAATTAGCCTTGTTGAAAAGTCAAATTAGTCCGCACTTTTTTTTTAATACTTTAAATAATTTATACGGATTAACTATTGAAAAATCTGATGATGCGCCAAATCTGGTTTTAAAATTATCAAGCATGATGCAATATACCATTTATATGGGGCAGGAAGAAAAAGTACCCTTAAAAGACGACGTAACCTATTTAAAAAACTACATTAGCTTACATAAAATTAGATATCACAAATTTGTAGATATTAGGTTTAAAGATAACAGTAACCCTACTATTAAAATTGCACCTTTGTTACTAATTCTACCGCTTGAAAATGCTTTTAAACATGGTGTTGAACATTTAGCTGAAGAGGCTTTTATTCATATAGATTTAAAAACTGATAACGGGATTATTTTTTTTACTATTGAAAATAATTTTGATTCGAGCGTTACAACTAAGAAAAAGACTGGTATAGGATTAGATAATTTAAAACAGCGTTTAAAATTATTATACCCAAACAAGCATAATCTTAGAATTGAAATTAAAGAAAATAATTATAAACTTTCACTTAAAATACATACTGTATGA
- a CDS encoding LytTR family DNA-binding domain-containing protein, whose translation MIQYMIVDDEPIAHRIIENYCDALPHLQKKGNCYNAFEAMQFLNEHTVDLLFLDINMPKLTGFEFLKTLANPPKIIVTTAYKEFAIEAYELNISDYLLKPFSFERFIKAVNKVVTVKKPQSNLTETITTKNVSFFVKTDKQQHQIHSENLLFIEAYGHYTKIYLTDKMILSNHKISALETLLPPNYFFRVHKSFIVSKDKIKYIEGNRIIINAHKIPIGKTYKSKVSALLSS comes from the coding sequence ATGATTCAATATATGATTGTAGATGACGAACCAATTGCACACCGTATTATTGAAAACTATTGCGATGCTTTGCCACACCTACAAAAAAAAGGAAATTGTTATAATGCTTTTGAAGCTATGCAGTTTTTAAACGAACATACGGTAGATTTGCTGTTTTTAGACATTAACATGCCCAAATTAACAGGTTTTGAGTTTTTAAAAACACTAGCTAATCCGCCAAAAATTATTGTTACAACTGCCTATAAAGAATTTGCGATAGAAGCTTATGAACTCAATATTTCAGATTATTTATTAAAGCCATTTAGTTTTGAACGTTTTATCAAAGCGGTAAACAAAGTTGTAACTGTTAAAAAACCGCAATCTAATTTAACCGAAACCATAACCACCAAAAATGTTAGCTTTTTTGTAAAGACAGACAAACAACAACATCAAATTCATTCTGAAAATCTTTTATTTATTGAAGCTTATGGACATTACACAAAAATATATTTAACAGATAAAATGATTTTAAGTAATCATAAAATATCAGCTTTAGAAACATTATTACCTCCTAATTATTTTTTTCGTGTGCATAAATCGTTTATTGTTTCTAAGGATAAAATAAAATATATTGAAGGAAACCGAATTATTATTAATGCACATAAAATTCCTATTGGAAAGACCTACAAAAGTAAGGTAAGTGCACTTCTAAGTTCTTAA